Proteins co-encoded in one Natrarchaeobius halalkaliphilus genomic window:
- a CDS encoding response regulator — protein sequence MTNDVSRDVSLPAFLLDDLEEAVDDRLQIAGVKNHIDILHVDDNHNIGTLVAEFLRRENGSFEIRTETHPADALEAIDRDDADFDCVVSDYEMPGMNGLELLEELRKRYSDLPFILFTGKGNEEIASEAISAGVTDYLQKSTGTDQYEVLANRIQNSVRGYRAENHAVRGFRAMNQAPIGITITDPRKADNPIVFVSDGFVELTGYPRSEALGRNCRFLQGEHTDDETIRDVRDAIRNEGPVTVEMRNYRRDGSEFWNRLDIAPIRDETGTVTHFVGFQQDVTARRELLAEFEALGDVLSHDMMNPIQTIRGRLRLALETGEETHVDEALPALERLEHLITDISEVLKAGSIVSEQTRLEVGTLAESVWDALDSYDTDGTLSIDGAPEIVGDERSVTRLLDNLLGNSLEHGTGEVTVRVGELTDGFYVADDGPGIPEQNREKVFEQGFTTKEENGGTGLGMASVRQIALAHGWRIYVDDDDTLGGVRFEIRTGE from the coding sequence ATGACCAACGACGTGTCGAGAGACGTTTCGCTTCCGGCATTCCTCCTCGACGATCTGGAGGAGGCCGTCGATGATCGGTTGCAGATTGCGGGGGTCAAAAACCACATCGATATATTACACGTCGATGACAATCACAACATCGGTACGCTCGTCGCGGAGTTTCTCAGACGAGAGAACGGGAGCTTCGAGATACGGACGGAGACGCATCCGGCGGACGCTCTCGAGGCGATAGACCGCGACGATGCCGATTTCGACTGCGTCGTCTCGGATTACGAAATGCCGGGAATGAACGGTCTGGAACTGTTAGAAGAGCTCAGGAAGCGATATTCCGATTTACCGTTCATCCTCTTTACGGGTAAGGGAAACGAAGAGATCGCGAGCGAGGCGATTTCGGCGGGAGTGACCGACTACCTCCAGAAAAGCACAGGGACGGACCAGTACGAGGTGCTCGCAAACCGGATCCAAAACTCCGTCCGGGGGTACCGCGCGGAAAATCACGCCGTCCGCGGTTTTCGTGCGATGAACCAGGCACCGATCGGGATCACGATCACGGATCCGCGGAAAGCGGACAATCCGATCGTCTTCGTCAGTGACGGCTTCGTCGAACTGACCGGCTATCCGCGCTCCGAAGCCCTCGGCCGGAACTGCCGATTTCTGCAGGGCGAGCACACGGACGACGAGACGATACGGGACGTTCGGGACGCCATTCGAAACGAAGGGCCGGTCACCGTCGAGATGCGAAATTACCGACGGGACGGCTCCGAGTTCTGGAATCGCCTCGACATCGCGCCGATCCGCGACGAGACCGGGACCGTCACGCACTTCGTCGGGTTTCAACAGGACGTCACCGCCCGACGCGAGCTGTTGGCCGAGTTCGAAGCGCTCGGGGACGTTCTCTCTCACGACATGATGAACCCGATACAGACGATTCGCGGCCGACTCCGACTGGCACTGGAAACCGGCGAGGAAACTCACGTCGACGAGGCCTTGCCGGCGCTCGAGCGACTCGAGCACTTGATAACGGACATTTCGGAGGTTCTCAAAGCCGGCAGCATCGTCTCGGAGCAAACGCGTCTCGAGGTCGGGACGCTCGCAGAGTCCGTCTGGGACGCCCTCGATTCGTACGACACGGACGGAACGCTTTCGATCGACGGCGCCCCGGAGATCGTCGGTGACGAACGATCAGTAACGCGATTGCTCGACAACCTTCTCGGGAATTCCCTGGAACACGGAACCGGCGAGGTCACCGTTCGAGTGGGCGAGTTGACCGACGGATTCTACGTCGCGGACGATGGACCGGGAATCCCCGAACAGAACCGAGAGAAGGTGTTCGAACAGGGGTTCACCACCAAAGAAGAGAACGGCGGAACCGGACTCGGCATGGCGAGCGTTCGACAGATCGCACTCGCACACGGCTGGCGAATCTACGTGGACGACGATGATACACTCGGCGGCGTTCGATTCGAAATACGCACTGGCGAGTAG
- a CDS encoding helix-turn-helix domain-containing protein has protein sequence MSRNSEDREIAETLIDQHGSEILTAASKEPVAVRNIVEETEMSRATAYRRVEALNDSGLLEKVGQVDETGTQYHVYQAAFESIKLEIVNGITYVHVIRDDGHDLTQISDYR, from the coding sequence ATGTCACGAAATTCAGAGGATCGCGAAATCGCCGAAACGCTGATCGACCAGCACGGAAGCGAGATCCTCACGGCAGCGAGCAAAGAGCCGGTCGCCGTCAGGAACATCGTCGAAGAGACGGAGATGTCTCGAGCGACGGCGTACCGACGGGTGGAGGCGTTGAACGATAGCGGCCTGCTCGAAAAGGTCGGTCAGGTCGACGAAACCGGCACCCAGTACCACGTCTACCAGGCCGCGTTCGAATCGATCAAACTCGAGATCGTCAACGGAATCACGTACGTACACGTCATTCGAGACGACGGTCACGACCTCACCCAAATCAGTGACTACCGGTGA
- a CDS encoding NAD-dependent epimerase/dehydratase family protein has product MQGKRVLITGGAGFIGSSLANHLVDRNEVLVVDDGSLGTPANVSDSVSVIERSVVDSTLPTDVDVVFHLAALSSYAMHEADPQRGVRVNVEGFVNTVEQARRDGCDVIVYASTSSVYGDRAEPTAESLEVGASTGYEASKLSRERYGEYFHDRYGMELTGLRLFSVYQGYHGGESHKDEYANVIAQFADDVANGRSPELYGTGEQTRDFVHVEDVVRAFELAADYRFNGVFNVGAGERHSFNRIVEVLNELLGRSVEPTYVENPIPEHVYVHDTCADCNAFRKATGWSPEIDLEDGLRRVCAPYAPDRLEIA; this is encoded by the coding sequence ATGCAGGGAAAGCGAGTCCTGATCACCGGCGGGGCCGGGTTTATCGGATCCAGCCTCGCGAACCATCTCGTGGACCGCAACGAGGTTCTCGTCGTCGATGACGGGTCGCTGGGGACGCCCGCGAACGTCTCGGATTCCGTTTCGGTCATCGAGCGCAGCGTCGTCGATTCGACGTTACCGACCGACGTCGACGTCGTCTTTCACCTCGCGGCGCTCTCGTCCTACGCGATGCACGAGGCCGACCCACAGCGGGGCGTCCGCGTCAACGTCGAGGGGTTCGTCAACACGGTCGAACAGGCGCGGCGAGACGGCTGTGACGTGATCGTCTACGCGTCGACCTCGTCCGTCTACGGCGATCGAGCGGAACCAACGGCCGAGAGCCTCGAGGTGGGGGCGTCGACGGGCTACGAGGCGTCGAAGCTCTCTCGAGAGCGCTACGGCGAGTATTTCCACGACCGCTACGGGATGGAACTGACCGGGCTCCGTCTGTTCTCGGTCTACCAGGGGTACCACGGCGGCGAGTCCCACAAGGACGAGTACGCGAACGTCATCGCGCAGTTCGCAGACGACGTCGCGAACGGCCGCTCGCCGGAGCTGTACGGAACGGGCGAGCAAACGAGGGACTTCGTCCACGTCGAGGACGTCGTTCGCGCGTTCGAACTCGCCGCGGATTACCGTTTCAACGGCGTCTTCAACGTCGGAGCGGGGGAGAGACACAGTTTCAACCGGATCGTCGAGGTGCTCAACGAGCTGCTGGGACGGTCGGTCGAACCGACGTACGTCGAGAACCCGATCCCGGAGCACGTCTACGTTCACGACACGTGCGCCGATTGTAACGCGTTTCGGAAGGCGACGGGATGGTCACCCGAGATCGACCTCGAAGACGGCCTCCGTCGAGTCTGCGCTCCGTACGCCCCCGATCGTCTGGAAATCGCCTGA
- a CDS encoding sulfatase-like hydrolase/transferase, which translates to MKVLLLTIDAWRASHASFVDGSDLGLRRTVAAGCELTPHLASFARDGVAFSRAVAHGPATPYAFPSLFTSTLPLDRGGYERITADRTLLTEPLSDAGWTCTGVHSNPWLKAENGYGRGYECYADVGEFSLPLLERGRNLLHDRFETDDRVFRAVQRIYRRVRTPLRFVADAESEVDFAVGALSSAGDHEFVWVHLLTPHAPYEPPPRHQHRVGIDHAVSDSQPLVRRAQRDPESLTSDEKRTVRRLYAASVRHADEQIAALLSSVDDETLAIVTADHGEALFEHGQVGHEPALYDELLRVPLLIRPPGGTRARTNETLVRHADLAPTVLDYAGIEPPDSYEGRSLRPIVDGTDDRRTDDESGIRPAIAEVASRPGAPGRIDRTALQIVVRTADRKAYFDRGETRCFDLESDPRERRPVRDHPDSEWSELLSVLAARVNSIEETLAGEADASYDESTERRLRDLGYLE; encoded by the coding sequence GTGAAGGTCCTCCTCCTCACGATCGATGCGTGGCGGGCCTCACACGCCTCGTTCGTCGACGGATCCGATCTCGGTCTCCGACGAACCGTCGCCGCCGGGTGCGAGTTGACTCCCCACCTGGCGTCGTTCGCCAGAGACGGAGTCGCGTTCTCTCGAGCGGTCGCCCACGGACCGGCGACTCCGTACGCGTTTCCGTCCCTGTTCACGTCGACGCTTCCGCTCGACCGTGGCGGATACGAACGGATCACGGCCGACCGAACGCTGCTGACCGAACCGTTGTCCGACGCGGGATGGACCTGCACCGGCGTCCATTCGAACCCGTGGCTGAAAGCGGAAAACGGGTACGGGCGAGGCTACGAGTGCTACGCGGACGTTGGCGAGTTCTCATTGCCGCTGCTCGAGCGCGGTCGCAACCTATTACACGACCGGTTCGAAACGGATGACCGCGTCTTTCGCGCCGTCCAGCGCATTTACCGCCGGGTTCGCACACCGCTTCGCTTCGTCGCTGACGCCGAGAGCGAAGTCGACTTCGCGGTCGGCGCGCTCTCGTCGGCTGGCGACCACGAATTCGTCTGGGTGCACCTGTTGACGCCACACGCGCCGTACGAGCCGCCGCCCCGCCACCAGCATCGGGTCGGCATCGACCACGCCGTCTCCGACTCACAGCCCCTGGTCAGACGCGCCCAGCGTGATCCGGAGTCGCTTACGAGCGACGAGAAGCGAACGGTCAGACGACTGTACGCGGCGTCGGTTCGCCACGCCGACGAACAGATCGCGGCGCTCCTCTCGTCGGTCGACGACGAAACGCTCGCTATCGTCACCGCCGATCACGGCGAGGCGCTTTTCGAACACGGACAGGTCGGACACGAACCCGCCCTGTACGACGAACTCCTGCGCGTGCCGCTCCTGATCCGTCCGCCGGGCGGGACCCGCGCCCGGACGAACGAGACGCTCGTCCGCCACGCGGATCTGGCACCGACGGTACTCGACTACGCCGGGATCGAGCCCCCTGACTCCTACGAGGGACGCTCGCTTCGACCGATCGTCGACGGAACCGACGATCGACGGACTGACGACGAGTCGGGAATTCGACCGGCGATCGCGGAGGTCGCCTCACGGCCGGGCGCGCCGGGACGGATCGACCGGACCGCTCTCCAGATCGTCGTCCGCACGGCCGACCGCAAGGCGTATTTCGACCGAGGGGAGACGCGCTGTTTCGATCTGGAATCGGATCCGCGGGAGCGACGCCCCGTTCGGGACCACCCCGATTCCGAGTGGTCGGAGCTGCTGTCGGTGCTCGCCGCGAGGGTGAACTCGATCGAGGAGACGCTCGCCGGCGAGGCCGACGCTTCCTACGACGAGAGCACGGAGCGGAGGCTTCGCGATCTGGGCTACCTCGAGTGA
- a CDS encoding GtrA family protein, with protein MLGDVLSEQWLTPRNKRVLKYATVGLVGVGVNEVVLFVSVAYVGVTYVTGGILSRIVSILTNYALNDHWTWRGRGGTGRRKYVERGGKYVGTRIVGILIGISVLIVLVEAFGMHYLLANLVAIGAGFLWGFGISERWVWRPRSDDPLGSELRRVSGQRISAVRTRIRAAGRAIHARRHELAVVGLSVAVGAALTAFLLLQHRAYLTSGSDLGAYVQMFSTTASGDGWLEHGKYRIGHPMGSYWGAHFSATLLVFLVPFAIAPGPETLLVVKSVVLALSIPAFWYVASEAVDDRNVALVLVVSYAGNPFLWSAWLFDFQEQILLPILVFASYYFYKKRRYGGFLVSIALILLTNEFLVPLVAGYLSGLALASHRANRLRAERSVFLAGFGLVAAVKLLAEAVMARFSVATGIPLASVADPVHAYTDQWRLSITDLLQLYLTNPQLLLESATYDLSTKVTFVLLLLLPVFFLSLLDESAVAAVAPFFAFAWIFAGRTVYYEFGAHYPFYLLPFLYIGATRALASGRARRLRRLDWRTLLAAVLVVNLLVGLALGPAGSVPSQSDRTERLDAAIESVPEDETVVTQNDIYPHVATNPGASYVVRSDMFREYDRLYGPIEPEYVLVDRTSPWDDPVEDGFGDRLHEEYAVYRYEDGTIVYKRGYDGDPRGITKPLEISRTYAPSEFSSSNAELYADRLESSMTVASDEQPRLLWYGPYDELPPGTYEATFLVDVTTESDLQLTLDVAAGEGPQVVSSTDLDSTGGAQEVTVRFELDRPSDVELRGFQAGGDGTVEFHGGGVELVSPSGDDRSETLSGDDRSETLSGDDRSGAFVYGDRSSGAATDGIVADETQRHGPHPTAGERSAVVHP; from the coding sequence ATGCTAGGGGACGTGCTCTCGGAACAGTGGCTGACGCCGCGGAACAAACGGGTCCTGAAGTACGCGACGGTCGGTCTGGTCGGCGTCGGCGTCAACGAAGTAGTGCTCTTCGTCAGCGTCGCCTACGTTGGAGTGACGTACGTAACCGGCGGGATCCTCAGCCGGATCGTGAGCATACTCACCAATTACGCGCTCAATGATCACTGGACGTGGCGCGGGCGTGGCGGGACCGGTCGCCGGAAGTACGTCGAGCGAGGGGGGAAGTACGTCGGAACCAGGATCGTTGGGATACTGATCGGGATCTCGGTACTGATCGTCCTCGTCGAGGCGTTCGGAATGCACTACCTCCTCGCGAATCTCGTCGCCATCGGCGCCGGTTTTCTCTGGGGGTTCGGCATCAGCGAGCGGTGGGTCTGGCGACCGCGATCTGACGACCCCCTCGGAAGCGAACTCCGACGCGTCAGCGGCCAGCGGATCTCGGCCGTGCGCACCCGGATTCGGGCCGCGGGACGGGCAATCCACGCTCGTCGCCACGAGCTGGCCGTCGTCGGACTCTCGGTCGCGGTTGGCGCCGCGTTGACGGCTTTTCTTCTCCTCCAGCACCGGGCGTACCTGACGTCCGGCTCGGACCTCGGCGCGTACGTCCAGATGTTCTCGACGACAGCGAGCGGCGACGGGTGGCTGGAACACGGCAAATACCGAATCGGTCACCCGATGGGATCTTACTGGGGGGCACACTTCTCCGCGACGTTACTCGTCTTTCTGGTTCCGTTCGCGATCGCCCCCGGCCCGGAAACCCTCCTCGTCGTCAAGTCCGTGGTGCTGGCGCTCAGTATTCCCGCCTTCTGGTACGTCGCCAGCGAGGCCGTCGACGACCGGAACGTCGCACTCGTTCTCGTGGTCTCGTACGCGGGGAACCCGTTCCTCTGGAGCGCCTGGCTGTTCGACTTTCAGGAACAGATCCTCCTGCCGATTTTGGTTTTCGCATCGTACTACTTCTACAAAAAACGTCGATACGGAGGATTTCTCGTCTCGATCGCGCTGATCTTGCTCACCAACGAGTTCCTCGTTCCGCTCGTCGCCGGCTACCTGTCCGGGCTCGCACTCGCCTCGCACCGAGCGAACCGACTGCGAGCGGAGCGATCCGTGTTCCTCGCCGGCTTCGGTCTCGTGGCGGCCGTAAAGCTGCTCGCGGAAGCGGTGATGGCACGGTTTAGCGTCGCTACGGGAATCCCGCTCGCGTCCGTCGCGGACCCGGTACACGCCTACACCGACCAGTGGCGACTTTCGATAACCGACTTACTTCAGCTCTACCTCACCAATCCGCAGTTACTCCTCGAGTCCGCGACGTACGACCTCTCGACCAAAGTGACGTTCGTTCTCCTATTATTGCTACCGGTGTTTTTCCTTTCGCTGTTAGACGAGAGTGCGGTCGCCGCCGTGGCTCCCTTCTTCGCGTTCGCCTGGATCTTCGCTGGACGAACGGTGTACTACGAGTTCGGCGCTCACTACCCGTTTTATCTGCTGCCGTTCCTGTACATCGGCGCGACGCGAGCGTTGGCCTCGGGACGGGCGAGACGGTTGCGCCGACTCGACTGGCGGACGCTGCTGGCTGCGGTGCTCGTTGTGAATCTGCTCGTCGGTCTCGCGCTCGGACCGGCCGGGAGCGTCCCGTCACAGAGCGACCGGACCGAGCGCCTCGACGCCGCGATCGAATCCGTCCCCGAAGACGAGACCGTCGTCACGCAGAACGACATCTATCCGCACGTCGCGACGAATCCGGGGGCGTCGTACGTCGTCCGATCCGACATGTTCCGCGAATACGATCGACTGTACGGTCCGATCGAACCCGAGTACGTCCTCGTCGATCGAACGTCACCCTGGGACGACCCCGTCGAGGACGGGTTCGGAGACCGGCTCCACGAGGAGTACGCCGTCTACCGCTACGAAGACGGAACGATCGTTTACAAGCGGGGCTACGACGGTGACCCGCGGGGGATAACGAAACCGCTCGAGATATCGAGGACGTACGCACCGAGCGAGTTCTCCTCGAGCAACGCGGAGCTGTACGCGGATCGACTCGAGAGCTCGATGACGGTCGCAAGCGACGAGCAGCCGCGGCTCCTCTGGTACGGACCGTACGACGAGTTACCGCCGGGGACCTACGAGGCGACGTTTCTCGTCGACGTGACGACGGAGTCGGACCTACAGCTAACGCTCGACGTCGCCGCCGGAGAGGGGCCACAGGTCGTCTCGAGCACCGATCTGGACTCGACCGGCGGAGCCCAGGAGGTGACGGTCAGGTTCGAACTGGACCGTCCGAGCGACGTCGAACTCCGCGGGTTTCAGGCGGGCGGGGACGGAACCGTCGAGTTCCACGGCGGCGGAGTCGAACTCGTTTCGCCGTCCGGTGACGATCGGAGCGAGACGCTTTCGGGGGACGATCGGAGCGAGACGCTTTCGGGGGACGATCGGAGCGGGGCGTTCGTATACGGCGATCGCTCGAGCGGGGCGGCGACGGACGGGATCGTCGCGGACGAAACTCAGCGCCACGGACCGCACCCGACTGCTGGTGAGAGATCGGCGGTGGTCCACCCGTGA
- a CDS encoding glycosyltransferase family 4 protein, whose protein sequence is MTDRPRSTRIAICSHFSLEHYRGGEKWVAALANLLSEDGFSVEVRTIPYSPGGVRRVSHRRVLDPDVSYAEAWHHDLSGVSSAYMMYAPGMRQAFRGSEFTVAGIHSWAFVSPTLVEPHYSPLHNGAKLFYRLVGERDLARYDRVHTVTPAFDGGDRIEPVYVPNFVDRRLFRPNRRPLADEFQVLVSAANVHRKGWDLARRTASLLEPSIRLVTTGTSDSPHVTGLGFLSERELADAYARSHAVLHPARVDTDSMVINEAGAAGTPVVTTPLETHVRENEAVLHAGTPRGMASLLEGLRSEWEAGEAYERRCRYARETSESRDVERVYPALKSLLLERADPEVGDRSDRSRVPPERRC, encoded by the coding sequence GTGACGGACCGACCGCGTTCGACGAGGATCGCGATCTGTTCGCACTTCTCGCTCGAGCATTACCGTGGCGGCGAAAAGTGGGTCGCAGCCCTCGCCAACCTGCTCTCCGAGGACGGCTTCTCGGTCGAGGTGCGAACGATACCGTACTCGCCCGGTGGCGTGCGCCGGGTTTCTCACCGGCGCGTTCTCGACCCGGACGTGTCGTACGCGGAAGCGTGGCATCACGATCTGTCGGGCGTTTCCTCCGCCTACATGATGTACGCCCCCGGAATGCGCCAGGCGTTTCGCGGCTCCGAGTTCACCGTCGCCGGGATTCACTCGTGGGCGTTCGTCTCCCCGACGCTTGTCGAACCGCACTACTCTCCGCTGCACAACGGAGCGAAGCTGTTCTACCGACTCGTCGGTGAACGCGACCTCGCGCGGTACGACCGGGTGCACACCGTTACACCGGCGTTCGACGGCGGCGATCGAATCGAGCCGGTGTACGTCCCGAACTTCGTCGATCGGCGGCTGTTCCGGCCGAACAGGCGTCCGCTGGCCGACGAGTTTCAGGTGCTCGTTTCTGCGGCGAACGTCCACAGGAAAGGGTGGGACCTCGCGCGTCGAACCGCATCGCTACTCGAACCATCGATTCGGCTCGTCACGACCGGAACGAGCGACTCGCCGCACGTCACCGGTCTCGGCTTTCTCTCGGAACGCGAGCTCGCGGACGCGTACGCCCGGTCGCACGCGGTGTTGCATCCGGCCAGAGTCGACACCGACAGCATGGTGATCAACGAGGCGGGGGCCGCCGGGACGCCGGTCGTGACGACGCCCCTCGAGACCCACGTGCGAGAAAACGAGGCCGTCCTCCACGCCGGAACTCCTCGAGGGATGGCGTCGCTGCTCGAGGGGTTGCGATCGGAGTGGGAGGCCGGCGAGGCGTACGAACGTCGGTGTCGCTACGCGCGGGAGACGAGCGAATCGCGCGACGTCGAACGCGTGTATCCGGCGTTGAAATCGCTCCTCCTCGAGCGGGCCGACCCGGAAGTCGGCGACCGCAGTGACCGATCACGCGTCCCCCCAGAGCGAAGATGCTAG
- a CDS encoding polyprenol monophosphomannose synthase — translation MSSADGALWKTRSESSSISDSAPLEPDIGRGLSVIVPTYNEAENVEHVISRIRNVLQGYEYELIVVDDDSPDSTWRIVDLLYGDDDRVRVIRRIDERGLGSAIAFGIARSRFEHCAIIDADLQHPPEVLPRLLVHVEDDVDLVIGSRYAEFGRITGWTTARKLVSKGAVAIAKALLPQTRSIADPLSGFFVINRSLLDGERVDPTGYKFLLEALVRCEPESVREVPYAFEDRKRGESKLSPREYLAFLEHVFSLRRAGKP, via the coding sequence ATGTCGTCCGCTGACGGGGCTCTCTGGAAAACGCGGAGCGAGTCGAGTTCGATCTCGGATTCAGCCCCGCTCGAACCCGACATCGGGCGGGGTCTCTCGGTGATCGTTCCGACGTACAACGAGGCGGAAAACGTCGAGCACGTGATCTCGCGCATCCGGAACGTCCTCCAGGGCTACGAGTACGAACTCATCGTCGTCGACGACGACTCCCCGGACAGCACCTGGCGGATCGTCGATCTGCTGTACGGCGATGACGATCGCGTTCGAGTGATCCGACGGATCGACGAACGCGGACTCGGATCGGCCATCGCCTTCGGAATCGCCCGAAGTCGCTTCGAACACTGTGCGATCATCGACGCGGACCTCCAGCATCCGCCGGAAGTACTCCCGCGTCTACTGGTCCACGTCGAGGACGACGTCGACCTCGTGATCGGCAGCCGATACGCCGAGTTCGGTCGGATCACGGGCTGGACGACAGCTCGAAAGCTCGTCAGTAAGGGTGCGGTCGCTATCGCGAAGGCGCTTTTACCGCAAACGCGGTCCATCGCGGATCCGTTGAGCGGCTTTTTCGTCATTAATAGATCGCTACTCGACGGAGAGCGCGTCGACCCGACCGGCTATAAGTTCCTGCTCGAGGCGCTCGTCCGGTGTGAACCGGAATCCGTCCGCGAGGTCCCCTACGCTTTCGAGGATCGAAAGCGCGGCGAATCGAAGCTATCACCCCGGGAGTATCTCGCGTTTCTCGAACACGTGTTCTCGCTTCGACGGGCGGGGAAACCGTGA
- a CDS encoding phosphate uptake regulator PhoU, which produces METRKVQMTGGSTYTVSLPKDWATDNDVDSGSTVELYADGETLLVTPRRETDHRTGTLEIELLEGEQLIQAVLTMYVGGFDIIALEANRITTDQRRAIRTAVQGLIGVEVVEERADRVVVQDLLDSAELSIVDAVRRMRLIATSMLEDAVIALVENDDAIARDVIERDDDVDRLWLVVSRTFRATLRSPRASEELGVSREDCFDYHSSARQLERIADHAAKIGHLAVKLEDIPDHVGEALLALQADSAEIIEKSMDALFTEESSEAADLGHDALESVLEIDEHTRRIDDLLRELDPVQAQSLGLVLDSLSRSADYGGNTAETALQKARPQP; this is translated from the coding sequence ATGGAAACCCGGAAGGTCCAGATGACCGGCGGTTCGACGTACACCGTTTCGCTACCAAAGGACTGGGCGACCGACAACGATGTCGACAGCGGCTCGACCGTCGAGCTGTACGCCGACGGCGAGACGTTGCTCGTCACGCCACGGCGCGAGACCGACCACCGGACCGGCACGCTCGAGATCGAACTGCTCGAGGGCGAGCAACTGATCCAGGCCGTTCTGACGATGTACGTCGGCGGATTCGATATCATCGCGCTCGAGGCGAACCGAATCACGACCGATCAGCGCCGGGCGATCCGAACCGCGGTTCAGGGACTTATCGGGGTCGAGGTCGTCGAGGAGCGCGCCGATCGCGTCGTCGTCCAGGACCTGCTCGACTCCGCTGAGCTCTCGATCGTCGACGCCGTCCGTCGGATGCGATTGATCGCGACGTCCATGCTCGAGGACGCGGTCATCGCGCTGGTCGAAAACGACGACGCCATCGCTCGCGACGTCATCGAGCGCGACGACGACGTCGATCGCCTCTGGCTCGTCGTCTCCCGAACCTTTCGCGCAACGCTTCGCTCGCCCCGCGCCAGCGAGGAACTCGGCGTCTCGCGCGAGGACTGTTTCGACTATCACTCGAGCGCCCGTCAACTCGAACGGATCGCCGACCACGCGGCGAAAATCGGCCATCTCGCGGTAAAACTAGAGGATATTCCGGACCACGTGGGCGAGGCGCTCCTCGCGCTTCAGGCCGACTCGGCCGAGATCATCGAGAAGTCGATGGACGCGCTGTTCACCGAGGAGAGTTCCGAAGCGGCCGACCTCGGCCACGACGCACTCGAGTCTGTCCTCGAAATCGACGAACACACCCGCCGCATCGACGACTTGCTCCGAGAACTCGACCCGGTACAGGCCCAGTCGCTGGGATTAGTACTCGACTCACTCTCCCGGAGTGCCGATTACGGCGGAAACACCGCAGAGACGGCGCTCCAGAAGGCGAGACCGCAGCCGTGA
- a CDS encoding PstS family phosphate ABC transporter substrate-binding protein, which produces MTDNQSGRPDFGGVSRRNFLAGGTTVAAMSVAGCGDVLGDGNGDGGGPSGTIDASGSNTVAPITSWAGEQFENEYPDVLVDVAPEGTGAGFQEFCRANSAVQSASREITEDEVDLCEENDVDYDFLEVGLDGLSVVKNSENDWVDNVTLEELQLIWEFEATDEITHWSDVREEWPDEEIQLHARDSASGTFDYFTREINGEIGDVRDDYSATSQTNEIMGAVADNLHGFGWGGLGYLREIEDDQPIEAVPVESDADGEFYLPTEQNIEDGLYSPLARPLFAYVNLASLEEQTDLIGSFARFYTNGAQEFAREEGFYAAPDAVTDENHDKIDGWLDRVGSSPDGITVQRE; this is translated from the coding sequence ATGACGGACAACCAGTCCGGCCGACCCGACTTCGGTGGAGTATCGAGGCGGAACTTTCTGGCGGGCGGCACGACAGTCGCTGCGATGAGCGTTGCTGGCTGTGGCGACGTCCTCGGTGACGGAAACGGTGACGGTGGCGGGCCGTCCGGAACGATCGACGCCTCCGGATCGAACACCGTCGCGCCGATCACCTCGTGGGCGGGCGAACAGTTCGAAAACGAGTACCCGGACGTACTCGTCGACGTGGCACCGGAGGGAACCGGTGCCGGCTTTCAGGAGTTCTGTCGGGCCAACTCGGCCGTTCAGAGTGCAAGCCGAGAGATCACCGAGGACGAGGTCGACCTCTGTGAGGAAAACGACGTCGACTACGACTTCCTCGAGGTCGGTCTCGACGGACTGTCGGTCGTCAAAAACTCCGAGAACGACTGGGTCGACAACGTCACGCTCGAGGAGCTCCAGCTGATCTGGGAGTTCGAAGCGACCGACGAGATCACCCACTGGAGCGACGTTCGCGAGGAGTGGCCCGACGAGGAGATACAACTGCACGCACGAGACAGCGCCTCCGGGACGTTCGACTACTTCACCCGCGAGATCAACGGCGAAATCGGGGACGTCCGGGACGACTACTCCGCGACCAGTCAGACGAACGAGATCATGGGTGCGGTCGCGGACAACCTCCACGGCTTCGGCTGGGGCGGACTCGGCTACCTGCGCGAAATCGAGGACGATCAGCCCATCGAGGCCGTCCCCGTCGAGAGCGACGCCGACGGCGAGTTCTACCTCCCGACCGAGCAGAACATCGAGGACGGGCTCTACTCGCCGCTGGCTCGTCCCCTGTTCGCCTACGTCAATCTCGCGAGCCTCGAAGAGCAGACGGACCTCATCGGTTCGTTCGCCCGGTTCTACACGAACGGCGCACAGGAGTTCGCCCGCGAGGAAGGGTTCTACGCGGCCCCCGACGCGGTAACCGACGAGAACCACGACAAGATCGACGGCTGGCTGGACCGGGTCGGTTCCTCGCCCGACGGGATCACCGTACAACGAGAGTGA